One genomic segment of Trueperaceae bacterium includes these proteins:
- a CDS encoding PASTA domain-containing protein codes for MTGLQQFKTLRVRWRLGLLAAVVLVILGLASSAAVRYLRVDEVRLPDLRGMPYAEAVELLRENELDPVTYPDNVADLPVEVVTSQTPPAGSVVRKGRNVSIGVNRPPEAARAPVLVGLTLDQATRTVRDVNLSLDSVTYAHSSQPPGLVMSQLPEPGDTVGRGEGLAIVVSRGPQISTVTMPDLSGMSVEQARELLFDMGLRSVQAVPAGVSFDAPGSVTSQEPTAGSEVAVSTPVLLGVRLSARRVVPVPGVVGREAQLAERMLRAAGLQVGHVRYVDDPALPSGTVVEVKPDGYTLRGSPVTLTLNAAQGSFDDLAGQDDDLDALFGDEVAEEPNDGRNGEARFTRAGGDEGDEAAELAGLEPTGRRISVTFDPATLGVRSLLERDYDLRLVVQDDNGERTVIDRRVRAGEPVSAVVLVEGDALLQTYINGVFFQAWRP; via the coding sequence GTGACAGGCCTGCAACAGTTCAAAACCCTCCGTGTGAGGTGGCGCCTGGGGTTGCTGGCGGCAGTCGTGCTCGTGATCCTGGGACTCGCCTCGAGCGCCGCGGTGCGCTACCTGAGGGTCGACGAGGTGCGTCTTCCCGACCTGCGAGGGATGCCGTACGCCGAAGCCGTCGAACTGCTTCGGGAGAACGAGCTCGATCCGGTGACCTACCCCGATAACGTAGCCGACCTGCCCGTGGAGGTGGTCACCAGCCAGACGCCCCCGGCGGGCTCCGTGGTGCGCAAGGGACGCAACGTGTCCATCGGCGTCAACCGGCCGCCCGAGGCCGCCCGTGCACCGGTACTGGTCGGCCTTACGCTCGACCAGGCGACGCGCACGGTCCGGGACGTCAACCTCTCCCTCGACAGCGTGACCTACGCCCACAGCAGTCAGCCACCGGGTCTGGTGATGAGTCAGCTGCCGGAACCGGGCGACACGGTGGGCCGGGGCGAAGGCCTCGCCATCGTCGTCTCGCGGGGCCCTCAGATCTCGACCGTGACCATGCCCGACCTGAGCGGGATGTCTGTCGAACAGGCACGCGAGCTGCTCTTCGACATGGGCCTTCGCAGCGTACAGGCGGTGCCCGCCGGAGTGAGTTTCGACGCTCCCGGCTCGGTCACGAGCCAGGAACCGACGGCGGGAAGCGAGGTCGCCGTGAGCACGCCCGTCCTTCTCGGGGTGAGGCTCTCGGCCCGGCGGGTAGTACCGGTACCGGGCGTCGTAGGCCGGGAGGCACAGCTGGCCGAACGGATGCTGCGCGCCGCCGGGCTGCAGGTGGGCCACGTGCGCTACGTGGACGACCCGGCACTGCCGAGCGGAACGGTCGTCGAGGTGAAGCCCGATGGCTACACCCTCAGGGGTTCTCCGGTGACCCTGACCCTCAACGCCGCGCAAGGCAGTTTCGACGACCTGGCCGGCCAGGATGACGATCTCGACGCGCTCTTCGGGGACGAAGTCGCAGAGGAACCGAACGACGGCCGCAACGGCGAAGCGCGGTTCACGCGCGCGGGTGGCGACGAGGGAGACGAGGCGGCCGAACTGGCGGGGCTGGAGCCGACCGGGAGGCGGATCTCGGTGACTTTCGATCCGGCCACCCTGGGCGTTCGCTCCCTCCTGGAACGGGATTACGACCTCCGCCTGGTAGTCCAGGACGACAACGGGGA